Proteins co-encoded in one Candidatus Hydrogenedentota bacterium genomic window:
- a CDS encoding glycosyltransferase encodes PQQLATRLAPRNRVLYVDVPRSFLYRFRPKDPQGAGQWDGPRVQEVRENLFVFHPPHVFLPVGRLPFPVARATLTLNGRVLGALVRRQMARLGMRRPILWNFSPLHGKAIRAIPRKVTIYDVCDEWANYVPYPSGKRVILWTDRELCAEADLVFVGTENGKALREGINPELHVVHHGADYEHFARATDPRTVVPADIAGLPRPVIGAVGVIDPERFDAGLLLYLAEQRPSWSFVIVGPARAGMDLRPLRTRANIHLLGNRAIEALPACLKGMDVTLIPYKVNEATRNIYPLKLQEYLAAGKPVVSAALPSVCAYDHVVQTATSHHDFLRKIEECLVDPHGPARVQARQAVARANSWDQRLTEKSAHILRLLETPRKAAVFTG; translated from the coding sequence CCGCAGCAACTGGCCACAAGGCTGGCTCCGCGCAATCGCGTGCTTTATGTCGACGTGCCCCGTTCTTTCCTGTACCGGTTTCGCCCGAAGGACCCCCAAGGCGCGGGCCAGTGGGACGGCCCCCGGGTCCAGGAAGTGCGCGAGAACCTCTTCGTGTTCCATCCGCCGCACGTGTTCCTGCCCGTGGGACGGCTGCCGTTTCCCGTGGCGCGCGCAACACTGACACTGAACGGGCGTGTGCTCGGCGCGCTCGTGCGCCGGCAGATGGCGCGTCTCGGCATGCGGCGGCCGATCCTCTGGAATTTCTCGCCGCTGCACGGTAAAGCGATACGCGCAATTCCGCGAAAGGTGACCATCTACGACGTATGCGACGAGTGGGCCAATTACGTGCCCTACCCGTCCGGCAAACGCGTGATCCTGTGGACCGACCGGGAACTGTGCGCGGAAGCGGACCTCGTTTTCGTCGGCACCGAAAACGGGAAAGCCCTGCGCGAGGGGATCAACCCCGAGTTGCACGTCGTGCATCATGGCGCGGATTATGAGCATTTCGCGCGCGCCACGGACCCGCGGACCGTGGTCCCGGCGGATATCGCAGGCCTGCCCAGGCCGGTTATCGGCGCGGTCGGGGTCATCGACCCCGAGCGCTTCGATGCAGGGCTCCTGCTCTATCTCGCCGAGCAGCGGCCTTCCTGGTCGTTCGTCATCGTGGGGCCTGCGCGCGCGGGCATGGACCTGCGCCCGCTCAGGACGCGCGCGAACATTCATCTGTTGGGCAACCGCGCCATCGAGGCGCTGCCCGCCTGCCTCAAGGGCATGGACGTAACGCTGATCCCGTACAAAGTCAACGAAGCCACGCGCAACATCTATCCGCTCAAGTTGCAGGAGTATCTGGCCGCGGGCAAACCCGTCGTCAGCGCTGCGCTGCCCTCGGTCTGCGCGTACGATCACGTGGTGCAAACCGCAACGTCCCACCACGACTTCCTCCGCAAGATCGAGGAATGTCTCGTTGACCCGCACGGTCCCGCGCGGGTCCAGGCCCGCCAGGCCGTCGCCCGCGCGAACTCCTGGGACCAGCGCCTCACGGAAAAGTCCGCGCACATTCTCCGTCTGCTGGAGACTCCGAGAAAGGCCGCGGTTTTCACGGGATAG
- a CDS encoding SUMF1/EgtB/PvdO family nonheme iron enzyme: ARRIELDLTGASVLCLTATIGPDTYNYDQAIWGEPVLTAADGSRTPLGALTPAAAKVGWGTLYRDTNHAGAPLSVAGRTFAHGFWAHAPSELRFALDRAYVGFEAWAGIDAGAGTNGSTVFQVMTGEDPLAATWPEIERDFPRETRWFASDFGEDGKARWFGDVPDAAAAWAVIGKLIEQTGASGAELRAEYETIKHVVNAPADGKALALYARAAALRQTNRDAVARLARVDLAALRRAIEDLAAAYPKEYPNGGAYLAQLEAIAPRFDATREAAARGEPDALREAAEIIAFQRAALLDNPLLDFESVLVVRRGDQSPALGLPHNWQGNCSLPPGEYDNEIALVPLRDPADPGRVVYRPPDKRFVGDVDLHFDADRILFSMPDGRGRQQIWEAPVDGAPPRQVTRGEEPDVDNYDACYLPDERIVYGSTACYHGIPCVFGGDAVANLHIMNADGSGSRQLCVDQDHNWCPTLLHSGRVLYLRWEYADLPHSNSRVLFHMNPDGTSQMEFYGSNSYWPNGIFFARPIPDHPTQVVGIVTGHHGVRRMGELVIFDPAKGRGEADGAVQRIPGHGKPVNPVIRDRLVDDSWPKFLHPYPLSGKYFLVAAQPAPDESWGLYLADVFDNLLPVREEPGRVLFEPIPLRPAPRPPVIPDRVDPSRQDAVVYLADVYRGPGLDGVPAGTVKSLRVFAYVFSYRGMGGLLGMVGMDGPWDVKRVLGTVPVEADGSALFRAPAYTPIAVQPLDAEGKALQVMRSWFTAMPGETLSCAGCHERQNMSPPPQVTLASRRVPSDIAPWYGPARGFSFAREVQPVLDRYCVPCHDAVTPPDLRGGDMVTDWTSGIAGHASPELGGEFSRSYAELHRYVRRPGIESDMHLLSPMEYHADTTELVQILQKGHHGVTLDREAWDRIVTWIDLNAPYHGSWREMLGEQRVAAAAERRNELRLKYCRMEEAPEMVPSAPLSAGAALAPRAAAAQQTGAAPPVLQDWPFTAEEARRRQDDHDVSERQVLLPDGSELRLVLVPAGSFIMGGPDGEPDERPAAAVSIGASFWMSVFEVTNAQYALFDPGHDSHVESKHGYQFGVHGYPLNQPDQPVVRVSWEEAMTFCDWLTVHTDGKFALPTEAQWEYACRAGAATSFHFGNNDADFAPYGNLGDLELQRLASNPYLLDEDPLPNPNRYDDWAPHDARFRDGSLVSAAVGARQPNAWGLYDMHGNVWEWTSSLYHPYPYDAEDGRETLFGREKRVVRGGSWYDRPHRATAAYRLAYAPWQRVFNVGFRVVCIADDGTTKTAKMAGEVE; this comes from the coding sequence GCGCGGCGCATTGAACTGGACCTGACCGGAGCCAGCGTGCTCTGCCTGACCGCCACAATCGGCCCGGACACTTACAATTACGACCAGGCTATCTGGGGCGAGCCGGTGCTGACCGCGGCGGATGGCTCGCGGACGCCCTTGGGCGCGCTGACGCCCGCGGCCGCGAAGGTGGGTTGGGGCACGCTCTACCGCGACACCAATCATGCGGGCGCTCCGCTGAGCGTTGCCGGCCGGACGTTCGCGCACGGGTTCTGGGCGCATGCGCCCAGCGAATTGCGGTTCGCGCTGGACCGCGCCTATGTGGGCTTTGAGGCATGGGCCGGCATTGACGCGGGCGCGGGGACGAACGGCAGCACCGTGTTCCAGGTTATGACCGGCGAGGACCCGCTTGCGGCGACCTGGCCGGAAATCGAGCGGGATTTTCCGAGGGAAACGCGCTGGTTTGCCTCGGATTTCGGCGAGGACGGCAAGGCCCGCTGGTTCGGGGACGTCCCGGACGCCGCCGCGGCATGGGCGGTAATCGGCAAGCTGATTGAGCAGACGGGCGCCTCAGGCGCGGAATTGCGTGCCGAATACGAAACGATCAAGCACGTCGTGAATGCCCCGGCCGATGGGAAGGCGCTGGCGCTGTATGCGCGGGCAGCGGCGCTGCGGCAAACGAACCGGGACGCCGTCGCGCGGCTTGCGCGCGTCGATCTGGCGGCGCTGCGCCGCGCGATTGAAGATTTGGCGGCCGCATATCCCAAGGAATACCCCAACGGCGGCGCATATCTGGCGCAATTGGAGGCCATCGCGCCGCGGTTCGACGCGACCCGCGAGGCGGCCGCGCGCGGCGAACCGGATGCCCTGCGGGAGGCGGCAGAGATCATCGCTTTTCAGCGCGCCGCGTTGCTTGATAACCCCTTGCTCGATTTCGAGTCGGTGCTGGTGGTTCGGCGCGGCGACCAGAGTCCCGCGCTTGGGCTGCCCCACAACTGGCAGGGCAACTGCAGTCTGCCGCCTGGCGAATACGACAACGAAATCGCGCTGGTCCCGCTGCGTGACCCCGCCGACCCCGGCCGCGTGGTTTATCGGCCGCCGGACAAGCGGTTCGTTGGCGACGTGGACCTCCATTTCGACGCGGACCGCATCTTGTTTTCGATGCCCGACGGCCGCGGCAGACAACAGATCTGGGAAGCGCCTGTCGATGGCGCGCCGCCGCGTCAGGTCACTCGCGGCGAAGAACCGGACGTGGACAATTACGACGCGTGTTACCTGCCCGACGAGCGCATCGTTTATGGGTCAACGGCCTGTTACCACGGGATCCCGTGTGTTTTCGGCGGCGACGCCGTGGCCAACCTGCACATCATGAATGCGGACGGCAGCGGCAGCCGCCAGTTATGCGTTGATCAGGACCACAACTGGTGCCCGACGCTGCTGCACAGCGGGCGCGTACTGTATCTGCGCTGGGAATACGCCGACCTGCCGCACTCGAACAGCCGCGTTCTTTTCCACATGAACCCGGACGGCACGAGCCAGATGGAATTCTACGGCAGCAATTCCTATTGGCCGAACGGCATCTTTTTCGCACGGCCCATTCCGGACCACCCCACGCAGGTCGTGGGTATCGTTACGGGCCATCACGGCGTGCGGCGCATGGGCGAACTCGTGATCTTCGACCCCGCCAAGGGCCGCGGTGAGGCGGACGGCGCCGTGCAGCGCATCCCCGGCCACGGCAAACCCGTCAACCCCGTTATTCGCGACCGGCTCGTGGACGATTCCTGGCCCAAGTTTCTACACCCGTATCCGCTCAGCGGCAAGTATTTCCTCGTGGCGGCGCAACCCGCGCCGGACGAAAGCTGGGGTCTCTATCTGGCCGATGTGTTCGACAACCTGCTGCCCGTGCGCGAGGAACCGGGCCGCGTCCTTTTCGAGCCGATCCCGCTGCGCCCGGCGCCGCGCCCGCCGGTTATCCCCGACCGTGTGGACCCCTCCCGTCAGGACGCCGTGGTGTATCTGGCCGACGTCTATCGCGGCCCCGGCCTCGACGGCGTGCCCGCTGGTACGGTGAAGTCTCTGCGCGTGTTCGCCTATGTGTTCAGCTATCGCGGGATGGGCGGCCTGCTCGGCATGGTCGGCATGGACGGGCCGTGGGACGTGAAGCGCGTGCTCGGCACCGTGCCCGTCGAAGCGGACGGTTCCGCGCTGTTTCGCGCCCCTGCGTACACGCCCATCGCGGTGCAGCCGCTTGACGCGGAGGGCAAGGCGCTGCAGGTCATGCGAAGCTGGTTCACGGCGATGCCGGGCGAGACGCTGTCGTGCGCAGGTTGCCACGAGCGACAGAACATGAGCCCGCCGCCGCAGGTCACGCTGGCCTCGAGGCGTGTGCCGTCAGATATTGCGCCGTGGTACGGCCCCGCGCGCGGGTTCAGCTTCGCGCGCGAGGTGCAGCCGGTGCTCGACCGATACTGCGTGCCCTGTCACGATGCGGTTACGCCGCCGGACCTGCGCGGCGGTGACATGGTCACGGACTGGACCTCGGGCATCGCCGGGCACGCCAGCCCGGAACTGGGCGGCGAGTTTTCGCGGTCCTATGCGGAATTGCACCGGTACGTGCGGCGTCCGGGCATCGAGAGCGACATGCACCTGCTCAGTCCGATGGAATATCACGCGGACACGACGGAACTTGTGCAGATACTTCAGAAGGGCCACCATGGCGTGACACTTGACCGCGAAGCGTGGGACCGCATTGTCACCTGGATCGACCTCAACGCGCCCTACCACGGCTCCTGGCGCGAGATGCTTGGCGAGCAGCGGGTCGCCGCGGCCGCGGAACGGCGGAACGAATTGCGGCTCAAATACTGCCGTATGGAGGAGGCGCCAGAAATGGTCCCGTCGGCGCCCTTGTCCGCGGGGGCCGCGCTTGCGCCGCGGGCGGCCGCCGCGCAGCAAACCGGGGCTGCGCCCCCCGTGTTGCAGGATTGGCCGTTCACGGCCGAGGAAGCCAGGCGCAGGCAGGATGACCACGATGTGTCCGAACGGCAGGTCCTGTTGCCGGACGGCAGCGAACTGCGCCTCGTGCTCGTGCCCGCGGGCAGTTTCATCATGGGCGGCCCGGATGGCGAGCCGGATGAACGGCCCGCGGCCGCCGTGAGTATTGGCGCTTCATTCTGGATGAGTGTTTTTGAGGTAACCAATGCGCAATATGCCCTGTTCGACCCCGGACACGACAGCCACGTCGAATCGAAACACGGCTATCAGTTCGGCGTGCACGGCTATCCGCTGAATCAGCCGGACCAGCCGGTGGTGCGCGTGTCGTGGGAAGAAGCGATGACTTTCTGTGACTGGCTCACCGTGCACACGGACGGCAAGTTCGCGCTGCCGACCGAGGCGCAATGGGAGTACGCGTGCCGCGCGGGCGCCGCCACGTCTTTCCATTTCGGGAACAACGACGCGGACTTCGCCCCCTATGGCAACCTCGGCGACTTGGAGTTGCAGCGCCTCGCGAGCAACCCGTACTTGCTCGATGAGGACCCCCTTCCGAACCCGAACCGCTATGACGACTGGGCGCCCCACGACGCACGGTTCCGCGACGGCAGCCTCGTTTCCGCGGCGGTGGGCGCGCGCCAGCCGAACGCGTGGGGCCTCTACGACATGCACGGCAATGTCTGGGAGTGGACAAGCAGCCTCTATCATCCGTACCCTTATGACGCTGAAGACGGGCGCGAGACGCTGTTCGGCCGGGAGAAGCGGGTGGTTCGGGGCGGTTCCTGGTATGATCGCCCCCACCGCGCAACCGCAGCCTACCGGCTTGCGTACGCGCCTTGGCAGCGGGTGTTCAACGTGGGGTTCCGGGTCGTTTGTATCGCGGATGATGGAACAACGAAAACGGCCAAGATGGCAGGAGAAGTCGAGTGA
- a CDS encoding c-type cytochrome produces the protein MKRTQRLQMFWGIAPCIVALAAPGLFAQDAQPSYRSPVAVAADTAGATLYVAQTGAGSVAVFDSASSTVTREIPVPAPVTGLALAPDGRLYVTCGGAAGAVAVVAPGGGAVERTLPAGHTPTGLALHPNGNTLYVCNRFNNAVGVVDLAVGQQTAQIPVAREPVAAAVTPDGQWLVVANHLPAGPSDGDYTAAVISIIDTAANAEAARVPLPNGSTGLRGLCLSPDGRFAYTAHILARYHLPTTQLERGWMNTNALSIIDVAGKKLVNTVLLDSVDLGAANPWGVACSADGKFLCVAHAGTHEISVVDLVGLHSKLDRVAAGERVSEVSRAPEDVPNDLAFLVDLRRRLKLTGNGPRGIVLAGTKAYVTEYFTDSLGVVDIAPGARPAAASLPLGPAQEMTVVRKGEMFFHDAALCFQHWQSCASCHPDARVDGLNWDLMNDGLGNPKNTRSMLLSHETPPVMSLAVRDTAETAVRSGIRYIQFAVRPEEDAVAIDEYLKLLRPVASPVTLDDASRAAAERGAAVFERAGCAACHNGPNYTDQQPYDVGMTKGLDEGKPVDTPALIEAWRTAPYLYDGRAATMRDVLTTHNPNDRHGVTSTLTPEELADLEAFVLSR, from the coding sequence GTGAAACGCACGCAAAGACTGCAAATGTTCTGGGGCATCGCGCCCTGCATCGTGGCGCTGGCCGCGCCGGGTCTGTTCGCACAGGACGCGCAGCCGTCGTATCGGTCGCCCGTCGCGGTCGCGGCGGATACCGCCGGCGCAACGCTCTATGTTGCCCAAACCGGCGCGGGCAGCGTCGCGGTTTTTGATAGCGCGTCGAGCACGGTTACGCGTGAGATTCCCGTGCCCGCTCCGGTGACGGGTCTTGCGCTGGCCCCGGACGGCCGTCTCTATGTCACGTGTGGCGGCGCCGCGGGCGCGGTCGCCGTCGTGGCGCCCGGCGGCGGCGCGGTCGAGCGCACACTGCCCGCCGGTCATACCCCGACCGGGCTGGCGCTGCATCCGAATGGGAATACGCTCTACGTCTGCAACCGGTTCAACAACGCGGTCGGCGTCGTGGACTTGGCCGTGGGTCAGCAGACGGCGCAGATCCCGGTCGCGCGAGAACCCGTCGCTGCCGCGGTCACGCCGGACGGCCAGTGGCTTGTCGTGGCGAATCACCTGCCCGCCGGGCCGTCCGACGGAGACTATACCGCTGCTGTGATTTCCATCATCGACACGGCCGCAAACGCCGAGGCGGCGCGCGTGCCCTTGCCGAACGGCAGCACGGGCCTGCGCGGGCTCTGCCTGTCGCCCGACGGCCGGTTTGCCTACACCGCGCACATCCTGGCGCGCTACCACCTGCCGACGACGCAACTGGAGCGCGGCTGGATGAACACCAACGCGCTGAGCATCATCGACGTGGCCGGGAAGAAGCTGGTGAACACGGTGTTGCTGGACAGCGTTGATCTCGGCGCGGCGAACCCGTGGGGCGTGGCCTGCTCCGCGGATGGGAAATTCCTCTGTGTCGCGCACGCGGGCACGCACGAGATCAGCGTGGTCGACCTCGTGGGCCTGCATTCGAAACTGGATCGCGTCGCCGCGGGCGAGCGCGTCTCCGAAGTCTCGCGCGCGCCCGAAGACGTGCCCAACGACCTCGCGTTCCTCGTGGATCTGCGCCGCCGCTTGAAACTCACGGGCAACGGCCCGCGCGGCATTGTGCTTGCCGGAACAAAGGCGTACGTGACCGAGTATTTCACCGATTCGCTGGGCGTGGTGGATATTGCGCCCGGCGCACGGCCAGCGGCCGCATCGCTGCCGCTCGGACCGGCGCAGGAGATGACGGTTGTGCGCAAGGGCGAGATGTTCTTCCACGATGCAGCGCTGTGTTTCCAGCACTGGCAGAGTTGCGCCAGCTGCCATCCCGACGCGCGCGTGGACGGACTGAACTGGGACTTGATGAACGACGGGCTGGGCAATCCGAAGAATACGCGGAGCATGCTGCTTTCGCACGAGACGCCGCCCGTCATGTCGCTCGCGGTGCGCGATACCGCCGAGACGGCCGTGCGGTCGGGTATCCGCTACATCCAGTTCGCCGTGCGTCCGGAGGAGGACGCCGTTGCCATTGACGAGTACCTGAAATTGCTCCGGCCCGTGGCGAGCCCCGTCACGCTGGACGACGCGTCCCGGGCCGCCGCGGAACGCGGCGCCGCCGTGTTCGAGCGCGCCGGGTGCGCCGCGTGCCACAACGGGCCCAACTATACCGACCAGCAGCCCTATGACGTGGGGATGACCAAAGGCCTCGACGAAGGCAAGCCTGTCGATACGCCGGCGCTGATCGAAGCGTGGCGGACTGCTCCGTACTTGTATGACGGGCGCGCGGCCACCATGAGAGACGTGCTGACGACGCACAATCCAAATGACCGGCATGGCGTCACATCGACCTTGACGCCGGAGGAACTGGCGGACCTTGAAGCATTCGTGCTTTCGAGATGA
- a CDS encoding translation initiation inhibitor translates to MINKDNRTFPGGTTMMRRLPSAVGAEVFLSGVPGQGEAPEAFLANLVASLRAQEIQVAAAEVFGSLPPDALAACVPGDWPVTWVVEPPERGQAISGVLIWGIQGAVVRRLPGEGRVAGSVFEDEHALYCRCSGILPRNPDASPAEQTAEVFERMESVLAEADMNFGHVVRTWFYNRDITAWYREFNDARDEFFYARRIFDGIVPASTGMGGWNPAGAALVGGCLAVKPKTSAVQVRRLSSPLQCPAFDYGSSFSRAVEVDEPECRRILISGTASIAPEGQTLYVDDAGAQMTQTLRVVEAILTSRGMGWEHVTRAILYYKRMKDLPVFERIAAGLPAFPAIFVNNDVCRDDLLFEFELDAIEAKQTG, encoded by the coding sequence ATGATCAATAAGGACAACAGGACTTTTCCAGGCGGCACCACCATGATGCGGCGCCTGCCGTCGGCCGTGGGGGCCGAGGTCTTCCTCAGCGGCGTCCCCGGCCAAGGCGAAGCGCCGGAAGCATTTCTGGCCAATCTGGTAGCGTCGCTCCGCGCACAAGAAATCCAGGTGGCCGCGGCGGAAGTGTTTGGTTCGCTGCCGCCCGATGCGCTGGCTGCTTGCGTGCCGGGCGACTGGCCCGTGACATGGGTGGTGGAGCCGCCCGAACGCGGGCAGGCCATTTCCGGCGTGCTGATCTGGGGCATACAGGGGGCCGTCGTGCGCCGCCTGCCCGGCGAGGGCCGCGTGGCCGGCAGCGTGTTTGAAGACGAACACGCCCTGTACTGCCGGTGCTCCGGAATCCTGCCCCGCAACCCGGATGCGTCCCCGGCAGAACAGACCGCCGAGGTTTTCGAACGGATGGAATCGGTCCTGGCCGAAGCGGACATGAATTTCGGCCACGTTGTGCGCACCTGGTTCTATAACCGGGATATCACCGCGTGGTACCGCGAATTCAACGACGCGCGCGACGAATTCTTCTATGCGCGGCGCATCTTCGACGGAATCGTGCCCGCGAGCACCGGCATGGGCGGCTGGAATCCGGCCGGTGCCGCGCTGGTTGGCGGCTGCCTTGCCGTGAAGCCCAAGACAAGCGCCGTGCAAGTCCGCCGCCTGTCCTCGCCGCTGCAGTGTCCCGCCTTTGACTACGGCAGCTCGTTCAGCCGCGCCGTCGAGGTGGATGAGCCCGAATGCCGCCGCATTCTGATCTCCGGCACGGCCAGCATTGCGCCGGAGGGCCAAACGCTGTACGTCGACGACGCCGGGGCACAGATGACCCAGACACTGCGCGTCGTGGAAGCCATCCTCACCTCGCGCGGCATGGGCTGGGAGCACGTCACGCGCGCGATCCTGTATTATAAACGGATGAAGGATTTGCCCGTGTTTGAACGGATAGCGGCGGGATTGCCCGCATTTCCCGCCATATTCGTGAACAATGACGTGTGCCGGGATGACCTTCTGTTCGAATTCGAGCTGGACGCTATCGAGGCAAAACAAACGGGGTAA
- a CDS encoding beta-galactosidase has product MPELVFLCLVAVTLSPAVQCTIVSPFVIFTPERLPDEITLWNADGRIVSRPEGAGYLLEVTCGQPGKARVVFEAAQGPWDWEKMGGILFDLKNPQDAPLSLSVSVDGRNAEGRRIRLRGNITLAAGEARPVPFFLYNMTAGPYWGMQGIPLYGPVMETGDMQDQARRRPVTGNRVALELNASAAGVRLLLGNPRVFTEGSGAGLLCPHPFIDAFGQFMHADWPGKIHDEAELRAAHDREAAMLAAAPELPHRDRFGGWADGPRLEATGWFRTAQVDGKWWLVTPEGTLFFSIGVNCVRPGDATFITGRDGWFAWLPEKDGPFAACLGRTSGVHSRAEAINGTGDTLNHFMANLIRAYGEDWAVRSRERALARLRAWGWNTVGNWSDGGILAESPIPFTVCGGSARPRAIAGSTGYWGKMTDVFDPAFAPQTHEALRSLAERYRDNPLVIGYFVDNEMSWAGIARGALASPPDQPARAAFLEDLRAKYATVEQLNAAWETDAADWDSLQPPRAPNDACKTDFDAFEYRFARTYFDAVAGALRAFAPHQLYLGCRFTPAYCPPAALRACAETADVVSINAYVPEIDAHKYRDLGKPLLIGEFHFGALDRGMFHAGLQATDNQGARAAAYVRYVESVARHPMFVGCHWFQYFDQPVTGRSLDGENFNIGLVSIADAPYPELIDAARALHERVYTLRAAR; this is encoded by the coding sequence ATGCCTGAACTCGTCTTCCTGTGCCTTGTGGCCGTGACATTATCACCTGCCGTCCAGTGCACAATTGTCAGCCCCTTCGTCATATTTACGCCCGAAAGATTGCCGGACGAGATTACTCTATGGAACGCTGATGGCCGCATTGTGTCGCGGCCTGAAGGGGCCGGATATCTGCTGGAGGTCACGTGCGGGCAACCGGGCAAGGCGCGAGTCGTGTTTGAAGCCGCGCAGGGGCCTTGGGATTGGGAAAAGATGGGCGGCATCCTTTTCGATTTGAAGAACCCTCAGGATGCGCCTTTGTCTCTCTCTGTCAGCGTGGATGGCCGCAACGCCGAAGGACGGCGCATCCGACTGCGGGGAAATATTACCTTGGCAGCGGGAGAAGCGCGGCCGGTTCCTTTCTTTCTCTACAACATGACGGCCGGACCGTACTGGGGCATGCAGGGCATCCCGCTCTACGGCCCGGTCATGGAAACCGGCGACATGCAGGACCAGGCGCGCCGCCGCCCCGTGACCGGGAATCGCGTCGCGCTGGAGTTGAACGCCTCCGCCGCCGGAGTCCGCCTGCTGCTGGGCAATCCGCGGGTATTCACCGAAGGCAGTGGCGCGGGGCTCCTCTGTCCGCATCCCTTTATTGACGCGTTCGGGCAGTTCATGCACGCAGACTGGCCGGGCAAAATCCACGACGAGGCGGAACTCCGCGCCGCGCATGATCGCGAGGCGGCAATGCTCGCGGCGGCGCCTGAACTGCCGCACCGCGACCGCTTCGGCGGCTGGGCTGACGGGCCCCGTCTCGAAGCGACCGGATGGTTCCGCACGGCGCAGGTTGACGGCAAATGGTGGCTCGTGACGCCCGAAGGCACGTTGTTCTTCTCGATTGGCGTGAACTGCGTGCGGCCCGGGGACGCCACGTTCATCACGGGCCGGGACGGCTGGTTCGCGTGGCTGCCGGAAAAGGACGGCCCTTTTGCGGCCTGCCTCGGCCGCACGAGCGGCGTCCACAGCCGCGCAGAGGCGATCAACGGAACCGGCGACACGCTGAATCACTTCATGGCCAACCTGATTCGCGCATACGGAGAGGATTGGGCCGTCCGCAGCCGCGAACGCGCGCTCGCGCGTCTGCGCGCCTGGGGCTGGAACACGGTCGGCAACTGGTCCGACGGCGGCATCCTCGCGGAAAGCCCGATCCCTTTCACGGTCTGCGGCGGTAGCGCCCGGCCACGCGCAATCGCAGGCAGCACCGGCTACTGGGGCAAGATGACCGATGTTTTCGACCCGGCATTTGCGCCGCAAACACATGAAGCGCTCCGCAGCCTCGCGGAACGCTACCGCGATAACCCCCTCGTTATCGGATACTTCGTCGACAACGAGATGTCCTGGGCAGGCATCGCACGCGGGGCGCTTGCCAGCCCGCCGGACCAGCCCGCGCGCGCAGCATTCTTAGAAGACCTGCGGGCCAAGTACGCAACGGTCGAGCAACTCAACGCGGCCTGGGAAACGGATGCGGCGGACTGGGACAGCCTGCAACCGCCGCGCGCCCCAAATGACGCCTGCAAGACCGACTTCGATGCGTTTGAGTACCGCTTCGCGCGCACGTATTTCGACGCGGTCGCGGGCGCGCTGCGCGCATTCGCGCCGCATCAGTTGTATCTGGGCTGCCGGTTCACGCCCGCATACTGTCCGCCCGCCGCACTGCGCGCCTGCGCCGAAACGGCGGACGTGGTCAGCATCAACGCGTACGTGCCGGAAATCGACGCGCACAAGTACCGCGATCTCGGCAAGCCCCTACTGATTGGCGAATTCCACTTCGGCGCGCTGGACCGCGGCATGTTCCACGCCGGCTTGCAGGCAACGGATAACCAGGGGGCCCGTGCCGCCGCGTATGTGCGCTACGTCGAGAGCGTAGCGCGGCATCCCATGTTCGTGGGTTGCCACTGGTTCCAGTATTTCGACCAGCCTGTCACGGGACGGAGCCTCGACGGGGAGAATTTCAACATCGGGCTGGTCAGCATCGCGGATGCACCCTATCCGGAACTCATAGACGCGGCACGCGCGCTGCACGAACGGGTCTACACCTTGCGCGCCGCCCGGTGA
- a CDS encoding pyridoxamine 5'-phosphate oxidase family protein produces MGSMMLEGGLRAALSGAFTPKFLATLDAQGRPNCVPVISITPFDETTLIFGEFLMNKTRANLDARPEVCVAVQNDAFESWSVRGRFEGWETQGPRIDAINRSPMFRYNAYTSVRAAGIILIEDVSEKQHLTQAGMIGRYLYARALAGLRRVPAREESIMPPRVQEKFRRLTAVRAVAFRDASGSPRAFAAMPCVASGARRLLLADPRAGQWLKGLPSGAEMAVGIITMDAVAYQVKGVYRETRAGLHVVDLDACYSASPPLAGDRLDRGNG; encoded by the coding sequence GTGGGAAGCATGATGCTCGAAGGCGGTCTGCGCGCGGCGCTGTCCGGCGCGTTTACGCCCAAGTTCCTGGCCACGCTCGACGCGCAGGGCCGGCCCAATTGCGTGCCGGTAATCTCGATCACGCCTTTCGACGAAACTACGCTCATCTTCGGCGAATTCCTTATGAACAAGACGCGCGCGAATCTCGACGCGCGTCCGGAAGTGTGCGTGGCCGTACAAAACGACGCTTTCGAGAGCTGGAGCGTTCGGGGCCGGTTCGAGGGCTGGGAAACGCAGGGGCCGCGCATCGACGCGATCAACCGCTCCCCCATGTTCCGTTACAACGCATACACGAGTGTGCGCGCCGCGGGCATCATCCTCATCGAGGATGTATCCGAGAAACAACACCTGACGCAGGCGGGCATGATAGGACGCTACCTCTATGCTCGCGCGCTTGCGGGCCTCCGCCGCGTTCCTGCGCGCGAGGAATCAATCATGCCCCCGCGTGTGCAGGAGAAGTTCCGGCGTTTGACCGCGGTGCGCGCCGTCGCGTTCCGGGATGCATCGGGTTCTCCCCGCGCCTTCGCGGCAATGCCCTGCGTCGCCTCGGGAGCACGTCGCCTGCTACTGGCCGATCCGCGCGCCGGCCAATGGTTGAAAGGGCTGCCGTCAGGCGCGGAAATGGCGGTGGGCATCATCACAATGGACGCGGTCGCCTATCAAGTGAAAGGCGTGTACCGTGAAACTCGCGCGGGCCTTCACGTGGTCGATCTCGATGCGTGCTATAGCGCCTCGCCGCCGTTGGCGGGAGACCGTCTCGACCGGGGTAATGGGTGA